From Flavobacterium alkalisoli, the proteins below share one genomic window:
- the htpG gene encoding molecular chaperone HtpG, with product MTTGKINVSVENIFPLIKKFLYSDHEIFLRELVSNATDATLKLKHLTGIGEAKVEYGNPVIEVKVDKEGKKLHIIDQGIGMTAEEVEKYINQVAFSGAEEFLEKYKDSAKDSGIIGHFGLGFYSAFMVAEKVEIITKSYKDEPAVHWTCDGSPEFTLEPSDKTDRGTEIILHIADDSTEFLEEHRISELLKKYNKFMPVPIKFGTRTETLPKPEDAPEDYKAEEITVDNIINNPNPAWTKQPSDLNEEDYKNFYHELYPMQFEEPLFNIHLNVDYPFNLTGILYFPKLSADLQVQKDKIQLYQNQVFVTDNVEGIVPEFLTMLRGVIDSPDIPLNVSRSYLQADGAVKKISNYITRKVADKLKSLFTENREDFEQKWNDIKIVLEYGMLSEPKFYEKAGAFVLYPTVDNKFYTLEELKEALKANQTDKDGKLVVLYASDKDAQHSYIADAKEKGYEVLLLDSPIVSHLIQKLEADNENLTFARVDADHIDKLIKKDDEQISKLSEEEKEKLKTVLEEIVPKTTYSVQLEAMDSNAAPFRITQPEFMRRMKEMSQTGGGGMFGMGNFPEMYNLIVNTNHELTSNILNSGDKTHQEALVKQALDLAKLSQNLLKGEELTAFVKRSFDLIK from the coding sequence ATGACAACAGGAAAAATTAATGTTTCGGTAGAGAACATATTTCCCTTAATCAAGAAATTCTTATACAGCGACCACGAAATCTTTTTACGTGAGTTGGTTTCAAATGCAACAGACGCTACACTTAAACTTAAACACCTTACAGGTATAGGAGAAGCCAAAGTAGAATATGGCAATCCTGTTATAGAGGTTAAGGTAGACAAGGAAGGCAAAAAACTTCACATTATCGACCAGGGTATTGGTATGACAGCTGAAGAAGTTGAAAAATACATCAATCAGGTAGCTTTCTCAGGAGCTGAGGAGTTCCTTGAAAAATACAAAGACTCGGCTAAAGACTCCGGTATTATAGGCCACTTTGGTTTAGGTTTCTATTCGGCATTTATGGTTGCTGAAAAAGTAGAGATCATCACCAAATCTTATAAAGACGAGCCGGCAGTACACTGGACCTGCGACGGTAGCCCTGAGTTTACACTAGAGCCTTCTGATAAAACCGACAGGGGCACAGAAATAATCCTGCACATTGCAGACGATTCTACAGAATTTTTAGAAGAGCACCGCATTAGCGAGCTGCTTAAAAAATACAACAAGTTTATGCCGGTGCCTATTAAATTCGGTACCCGCACAGAAACACTTCCTAAACCGGAAGATGCTCCTGAAGATTACAAAGCAGAAGAAATTACGGTTGACAACATTATAAACAACCCTAACCCGGCATGGACAAAACAGCCTAGTGACCTTAACGAGGAAGATTATAAAAACTTCTACCATGAGTTATACCCAATGCAGTTTGAGGAGCCGCTGTTTAACATCCACCTTAATGTAGACTATCCGTTTAACCTAACAGGTATTTTATATTTCCCTAAGCTTTCTGCTGATTTACAGGTTCAGAAAGACAAGATACAGCTATACCAAAATCAGGTTTTTGTTACCGATAACGTAGAAGGTATAGTACCGGAATTCCTTACAATGCTTAGGGGTGTGATTGACTCTCCGGATATTCCGTTAAACGTATCGCGTTCTTACCTTCAGGCAGACGGTGCCGTTAAAAAGATATCCAACTACATTACACGTAAAGTAGCCGATAAACTTAAATCACTGTTTACCGAGAACCGTGAGGACTTTGAGCAAAAATGGAACGATATTAAAATCGTACTGGAGTATGGTATGCTTAGCGAGCCTAAATTCTACGAAAAAGCAGGTGCATTTGTACTATACCCAACTGTAGATAATAAATTCTACACACTGGAAGAGCTTAAAGAAGCCCTTAAAGCTAACCAGACAGATAAAGACGGTAAACTGGTAGTGCTTTATGCAAGCGATAAAGATGCACAACACAGCTATATTGCAGATGCTAAAGAAAAAGGATATGAAGTACTTCTTCTTGACTCACCTATCGTATCACACTTAATACAAAAATTAGAGGCAGATAACGAGAATCTTACTTTTGCACGTGTAGATGCCGACCATATAGACAAGCTTATTAAGAAAGATGATGAGCAGATTTCTAAACTAAGCGAAGAAGAAAAGGAAAAACTTAAAACCGTACTGGAAGAGATTGTACCTAAAACTACTTACAGCGTTCAGCTTGAGGCTATGGATAGTAATGCAGCTCCGTTCAGGATTACACAGCCTGAATTTATGCGTCGTATGAAAGAAATGAGCCAGACAGGTGGCGGTGGTATGTTTGGAATGGGTAACTTCCCTGAAATGTACAACCTTATTGTAAACACTAACCACGAGCTTACATCAAACATACTTAACAGCGGAGACAAAACGCATCAGGAAGCATTGGTAAAACAGGCGCTTGACCTTGCCAAGCTATCGCAAAACCTGCTTAAAGGTGAAGAGCTTACTGCTTTTGTAAAACGTAGTTTTGACCTGATAAAGTAA
- a CDS encoding lipocalin family protein, whose protein sequence is MKKVLFLCMCVIALASCSSLDQKSQVGIKGNWTISSVTYPGSDYIKVTSFDVADSQCFVGSSWKFVSNNNTGEMTLNKVGCPAFSSPIIWSVTKDGSFTLKITEGEKGKRVTQGYYLKVMNQSESSFQLVDNVNVGGKNVDVVYQFNKM, encoded by the coding sequence ATGAAAAAAGTATTGTTTTTATGCATGTGTGTAATTGCCTTAGCCTCATGCTCTTCGCTAGATCAAAAATCGCAGGTTGGTATTAAAGGAAACTGGACAATATCAAGCGTTACCTATCCGGGATCTGACTACATTAAGGTAACTTCTTTTGATGTTGCCGATTCTCAGTGTTTTGTAGGTAGCTCATGGAAGTTTGTGAGTAACAACAACACTGGTGAGATGACCTTAAATAAAGTAGGCTGTCCTGCTTTTTCAAGTCCTATTATATGGTCGGTAACTAAAGACGGATCATTTACGCTAAAAATTACAGAAGGCGAAAAAGGGAAAAGAGTAACTCAGGGATATTACCTTAAGGTAATGAACCAGTCTGAAAGTTCTTTCCAGCTTGTAGATAATGTAAATGTTGGCGGTAAGAATGTAGATGTTGTTTACCAGTTTAACAAAATGTAA
- a CDS encoding OmpA family protein produces the protein MKTTKIYLMAFAFIFSIGFTSCEATRNMNNTQKGAGIGAASGAVIGGIIGNNVGKGGNTALGAIIGGVVGGTAGGLIGNSMDKQAREIDEALPGAEVERVGEGIKLTLGENSVNFDLNKSSLTSTAKANLDKLVPVFNDYPDTNIDIFGYTDSSGSDDYNLKLSEQRAASVKTYLVSKGLSAGRINTIGRGEADPIASNDTKEGMSKNRRVEFAITANEKMVEDAKKQAQ, from the coding sequence ATGAAAACGACGAAAATTTATTTAATGGCTTTTGCCTTTATTTTCAGTATAGGTTTTACATCGTGTGAAGCCACAAGAAATATGAATAATACACAGAAGGGTGCCGGTATTGGTGCTGCTTCGGGAGCGGTTATTGGTGGTATTATAGGTAACAATGTTGGTAAAGGAGGTAACACTGCACTGGGTGCCATTATTGGTGGTGTTGTGGGTGGTACTGCCGGAGGTCTTATAGGTAACAGTATGGACAAACAGGCAAGAGAAATTGATGAGGCTTTACCGGGCGCAGAAGTTGAAAGGGTAGGAGAAGGTATTAAACTTACACTGGGAGAAAATTCGGTTAACTTTGACCTTAACAAATCTTCATTAACTTCTACAGCAAAAGCTAACCTTGATAAGCTTGTTCCTGTGTTTAATGACTATCCTGATACTAACATTGATATTTTTGGTTATACAGACAGTAGCGGTAGTGATGACTATAACCTTAAATTATCCGAACAGAGAGCTGCTTCAGTAAAAACATATTTAGTTAGTAAAGGTTTAAGTGCCGGACGTATTAATACAATTGGCCGTGGTGAGGCAGATCCTATTGCTTCAAACGATACTAAAGAAGGTATGAGCAAAAACCGTCGTGTTGAGTTTGCAATTACAGCAAACGAAAAAATGGTTGAAGATGCTAAAAAACAGGCTCAATAA
- a CDS encoding ABC transporter ATP-binding protein, producing the protein MLAVKNISFGYTEKKIIHNLDFTVKKGQNIAVIGESGCGKSTLLKLIYGLFDLNEGEITYKGEPVLGPKFHLIPGMPYMKYLAQDFDLMPYITAAENVGAYLSNFYPEEKQKRIAELLGIVEMIEFADVKAQYLSGGQQQRIALAKVLALEPEILLLDEPFSHIDNFRKNALRRNLFAYLKQKEVTCIVATHDSTDALSFADETIVIKGGRMIGKAPSKEIYYNPTDKYTASLFGEVNEIKLELLTLTQKEDETVLIYPHQLKVVEEGPLKVVVKQCYFKGNRYLIKSALNRQVIFFEHYKELPVNTEVSLTVDRNAFG; encoded by the coding sequence ATGCTTGCTGTAAAGAATATTTCTTTTGGATATACCGAGAAAAAAATAATCCATAACCTGGATTTTACTGTTAAGAAAGGGCAGAATATAGCTGTTATAGGTGAAAGCGGTTGTGGAAAAAGCACCCTGCTTAAACTTATTTACGGACTGTTTGATCTTAACGAGGGAGAGATAACCTATAAGGGAGAGCCTGTTTTAGGGCCAAAGTTTCATCTTATTCCGGGAATGCCGTACATGAAATATCTGGCTCAGGATTTTGACCTGATGCCTTACATAACAGCAGCCGAAAATGTAGGGGCATATCTTTCTAACTTTTATCCGGAAGAAAAACAAAAGCGTATTGCCGAGCTTTTAGGTATTGTAGAGATGATAGAGTTTGCCGATGTAAAAGCACAATATCTTAGCGGAGGCCAGCAGCAACGTATAGCGCTTGCAAAAGTACTGGCGCTGGAACCGGAAATTCTGCTTCTTGATGAACCTTTTAGCCATATAGATAACTTTAGGAAAAATGCATTAAGGAGAAACCTTTTTGCTTACCTAAAACAAAAAGAGGTTACCTGTATAGTGGCTACACATGATAGTACCGATGCACTTTCTTTTGCTGATGAGACTATAGTTATAAAAGGGGGAAGGATGATAGGTAAAGCACCTTCTAAAGAAATTTATTATAACCCTACAGATAAATATACCGCCTCACTTTTTGGCGAGGTTAACGAAATAAAACTGGAACTGCTTACACTAACACAAAAGGAAGACGAAACAGTTTTAATTTATCCGCACCAGCTTAAAGTGGTGGAAGAGGGGCCGCTTAAAGTTGTTGTTAAACAATGCTATTTTAAGGGTAACCGATATCTTATAAAGTCGGCCTTAAACAGGCAGGTAATATTTTTTGAACACTATAAAGAACTGCCTGTAAATACAGAAGTAAGTCTTACGGTAGACAGGAATGCTTTTGGGTAG
- a CDS encoding 3-oxoacyl-ACP synthase III family protein has translation MYHSKISGLGYYVPENVVTNDDLSKIMETNDEWIQERTGIKERRHVVKGDGDTTTTMGVKAAKIAIERAGIDKEDIDFIIFATLSPDYYFPGPGVLVQRDLGMKKTVGALDVRNQCSGFIYALSVADQFIKTGMYKNILIIGSELHSTGLDMTTRGRGVSVIFGDGAGAAVLTREEDITKGILSTHLHSEGQYAEELALIAPGMGKRWVTDIITENNPDDESYYPYMNGQFVFKNAVVRFSEVIMEGLNANNLKVADIDMLIPHQANLRISQFIQQKFGLSDDQVYNNIMKYGNTTAASVPIALTEAWENGKIKEGDTVVLAAFGSGFTWGSAIIKW, from the coding sequence ATGTATCATTCAAAGATTTCAGGTTTAGGCTATTATGTTCCGGAAAATGTTGTTACAAATGACGATCTTTCCAAAATTATGGAGACCAATGATGAGTGGATTCAGGAACGTACCGGTATAAAGGAGAGAAGGCATGTGGTAAAAGGAGATGGTGATACTACCACTACTATGGGGGTTAAAGCCGCCAAAATAGCTATTGAACGTGCGGGTATTGATAAAGAGGATATTGATTTTATAATTTTTGCAACCCTTAGCCCAGATTATTATTTCCCTGGGCCGGGTGTACTTGTACAAAGAGATCTTGGTATGAAAAAGACTGTTGGTGCTCTTGATGTGAGAAACCAATGCTCGGGATTTATATATGCACTTTCGGTAGCCGATCAGTTTATAAAAACAGGTATGTACAAAAACATACTTATTATAGGTTCTGAACTTCATTCAACCGGACTTGATATGACAACAAGAGGTCGCGGGGTTTCGGTTATTTTTGGTGATGGTGCCGGTGCTGCAGTTCTAACGAGGGAAGAAGATATTACTAAAGGTATACTTTCTACACACCTTCATTCAGAAGGGCAGTATGCAGAAGAGCTTGCTTTAATCGCTCCGGGTATGGGTAAAAGATGGGTAACCGATATTATTACAGAAAATAATCCTGATGATGAGAGTTACTATCCTTACATGAACGGACAGTTTGTGTTTAAAAATGCCGTGGTTCGCTTTAGTGAAGTTATTATGGAAGGCCTAAATGCAAATAACCTTAAAGTAGCTGATATTGATATGCTGATACCGCATCAGGCTAATCTTAGGATTTCTCAGTTTATTCAACAGAAGTTTGGTCTAAGTGACGATCAGGTATATAACAATATCATGAAGTACGGTAATACAACTGCTGCTTCTGTGCCGATTGCACTTACCGAAGCTTGGGAAAACGGTAAGATAAAAGAAGGAGATACTGTGGTACTAGCTGCTTTTGGTAGCGGATTTACCTGGGGTAGTGCCATTATAAAATGGTAA
- a CDS encoding L,D-transpeptidase family protein codes for MKFKKMILLSTLAVPVAFGVYYFIPEKALPKGSEVDRLVVYKSKRKMLAYSGENLLKTYTISLGKNPVGHKQFEGDKKTPEGIYTINDRNPNSAYHKNLGVSYPNEGDREFAEKQGKSPGGLIKIHGLRNDRGYIGKFHRWKDWTAGCIAVTDKEIDELYKAVKHNAVIEILP; via the coding sequence ATGAAATTTAAGAAAATGATTCTCTTAAGTACACTTGCCGTTCCTGTTGCTTTTGGGGTGTATTATTTTATTCCTGAAAAAGCATTGCCAAAAGGTAGTGAGGTAGACAGGTTGGTGGTGTACAAATCTAAAAGAAAAATGCTGGCTTACAGCGGAGAGAATCTTCTTAAAACCTACACAATTTCTTTAGGTAAGAATCCCGTAGGGCATAAACAGTTTGAAGGGGATAAAAAAACACCCGAAGGTATTTATACCATTAACGACCGTAATCCCAATAGTGCCTATCATAAAAATTTAGGGGTTTCCTATCCTAATGAGGGTGATAGGGAATTTGCTGAAAAGCAAGGCAAATCACCGGGCGGACTTATTAAAATTCACGGACTAAGGAACGATCGTGGGTATATAGGTAAGTTTCATAGATGGAAAGACTGGACAGCCGGCTGTATAGCGGTAACCGATAAGGAAATAGATGAGCTTTATAAAGCTGTAAAACATAATGCGGTAATTGAGATACTGCCATAA
- a CDS encoding TonB-dependent receptor domain-containing protein: MKIKFLFALLFGSLISAYAQNPGSITGKVVDSKTKESLPYVSIVVKNGDQVVTGGITEDNGLFTIKNLELKKYTVEVQFMGYTTHKENITLGEAARFIDMGIIQLTESNTVLEEVEIVKEVSTIEQKLDRKVITVGRDLTTAGGTAAEIMNNIPSVNVDQDGNISLRGNQNVRVLLDGRPTNISPAQLLKQIPSTSIKKIELITNPSAKYNPEGMSGIINIILNKNTNDGFNGNLSSGITFGKVPKFNNSLDMNYRMGKVNFFATTGSNFGKNYNWGKVERNTPDVNSLQDIDVVNDNENYFGKFGLDFYLDDKNTISAYVNLNNFSADTNINIGIDYAGSDSEDTTQESVFDSGNHNNTYNLAYKHKFDKDGHTLDFEGNLNETKGSQAGIYDIVTGNVPSNYIDRVEDNRTNTTLNLDYVNPLSEKSTLELGAESRIIRSDNDYNTTNPLITNPVSDYTYDMDIYSAYATFGQKFEKIGYQVGARFESYKVKAKSNSGGVAFDDDYITVYPSAYLTYNLNQKNMFQVSYTRRVDRPSLEQTKPIREFSTPLITSLGNPELEPQFTNSVELNYTKVFEKGSSITAGIFYRLINDEISRVLYPDETTENPNDQIMTFDNYNNNKSYGFEVSANYKIAKWMDIQPAIDFSSISQKGAVSQSQPDGTYEFVIRQIDANAFNARLNANFRVNKRLSFILFGFYRGPVNGVQNNSKEMYKVDSGVSYNLLDNQLTFNLRFNDMFKTMRYAFDSQYPFPQSGEFRWESHTAYFSLNYRFGGGKNRAMQRKYRDNNTKQSGGGMF; the protein is encoded by the coding sequence ATGAAAATCAAATTTCTTTTTGCGCTCCTGTTCGGGAGCCTGATTTCTGCGTATGCCCAAAACCCGGGAAGTATTACAGGAAAGGTAGTAGACAGTAAAACTAAAGAGAGCCTGCCTTATGTAAGCATAGTGGTTAAAAACGGCGACCAGGTTGTTACCGGAGGTATTACCGAAGATAACGGTCTTTTTACAATTAAAAATCTCGAGCTTAAAAAATATACTGTAGAAGTACAGTTTATGGGCTATACAACTCATAAAGAAAACATTACCCTTGGAGAAGCTGCAAGATTTATCGACATGGGAATCATTCAGCTTACAGAATCAAACACTGTACTTGAGGAAGTAGAAATAGTAAAAGAAGTTTCTACCATAGAGCAAAAACTTGACCGTAAGGTTATTACTGTTGGCCGTGACCTTACTACAGCAGGAGGTACTGCTGCCGAGATCATGAACAATATACCAAGCGTAAATGTAGATCAGGACGGTAACATCTCCCTTAGAGGAAACCAGAATGTAAGGGTATTATTAGACGGGAGGCCAACTAACATAAGTCCGGCACAGTTATTAAAACAGATACCATCTACCTCTATTAAAAAGATAGAACTTATTACTAATCCAAGTGCAAAGTACAATCCTGAAGGGATGTCCGGTATCATAAATATAATCCTGAACAAAAACACAAACGACGGATTTAATGGTAACCTGAGTTCAGGTATCACTTTTGGTAAAGTACCAAAGTTCAATAACTCTTTAGACATGAACTACCGTATGGGTAAAGTTAACTTCTTTGCAACCACAGGTAGTAACTTTGGCAAAAACTATAATTGGGGAAAAGTTGAGAGAAATACTCCAGATGTTAATTCTTTACAAGACATTGATGTAGTTAACGATAACGAAAATTACTTTGGTAAATTTGGTTTAGACTTTTATCTGGATGATAAAAACACCATTTCTGCCTATGTAAACCTGAACAACTTTTCTGCTGACACAAACATCAACATAGGCATAGACTATGCAGGTAGTGATTCTGAAGACACCACACAGGAGTCTGTATTTGACAGCGGTAACCATAATAACACTTACAACTTAGCGTACAAACATAAGTTTGATAAAGACGGACATACCTTAGATTTTGAAGGTAACCTTAACGAAACAAAAGGATCTCAGGCTGGTATTTATGATATTGTAACAGGTAATGTACCCAGCAACTATATAGACAGGGTTGAAGATAATCGCACCAACACAACACTAAATCTTGACTATGTAAACCCGCTTAGCGAAAAGTCTACTTTAGAGCTTGGTGCCGAATCAAGGATTATCCGTTCAGACAATGATTACAACACAACGAATCCGCTGATTACAAACCCGGTTTCAGACTATACTTACGACATGGACATCTATTCTGCCTATGCCACATTCGGACAGAAATTCGAAAAAATAGGCTACCAGGTAGGTGCCCGATTTGAAAGCTATAAGGTAAAGGCAAAATCAAACAGTGGCGGCGTAGCTTTTGACGACGATTATATTACGGTATACCCTTCGGCTTACCTTACCTATAACCTGAACCAAAAAAATATGTTCCAGGTAAGTTACACACGTCGTGTAGACAGGCCAAGCCTTGAACAGACAAAACCGATAAGGGAATTCTCTACTCCGCTTATTACCTCATTAGGTAATCCGGAACTGGAGCCGCAGTTCACTAACTCGGTAGAACTTAATTATACTAAAGTATTTGAAAAAGGATCTTCAATTACTGCAGGTATATTCTACAGACTGATAAATGATGAGATTAGTAGGGTTTTATATCCGGATGAAACTACCGAAAACCCTAATGACCAGATCATGACGTTTGACAACTATAACAACAATAAGTCTTACGGATTTGAAGTTTCAGCAAACTATAAAATAGCAAAATGGATGGATATCCAGCCGGCTATCGATTTTTCAAGCATATCACAAAAAGGAGCTGTAAGCCAATCACAACCTGACGGAACCTATGAGTTTGTTATAAGGCAGATAGACGCCAATGCATTTAACGCAAGGCTTAATGCAAACTTCAGGGTTAACAAGCGACTAAGCTTTATCCTTTTCGGGTTCTATAGAGGCCCTGTAAACGGGGTACAAAACAATAGTAAGGAAATGTACAAAGTTGATTCTGGTGTTAGCTATAACCTGCTTGACAACCAACTTACATTTAACCTTCGCTTTAACGACATGTTCAAAACCATGCGCTATGCTTTTGACAGCCAATACCCGTTCCCGCAAAGCGGAGAATTCCGTTGGGAGAGCCATACGGCATACTTTAGCCTTAACTACCGATTTGGAGGTGGTAAAAACAGGGCTATGCAGCGTAAATACCGCGACAACAACACTAAACAAAGTGGTGGGGGTATGTTCTAA
- the argS gene encoding arginine--tRNA ligase, whose amino-acid sequence MALSQILTSHIEKAVNELFGVTPEKVELQATRREFEGDITMVIFPLLKIIKSNPVELGNKIGQYLVENSEIVERFNVVSGFLNIVISDAYYISFFNGIKQNENFGLLSPEPGDKAVMVEYSSPNTNKPLHLGHVRNNLLGYSVAEIIKASGKKVYKTQVINDRGIHICKSMLAWQKFGNGQTPESTGLKGDKLVGNFYVKFEIALKQETTPIYTDYVNGIFSEYPTPFEPKIKALNESLKDLYSKVEEEIQKVNLDSILSLDKRFYELTNAAIENKLTFNSIISQFKSHYILEDEKNIDEKIKKFQTLIKKVLEVEDKINEALSEIVDIAKKRTSIMIEAQEMLRKWEAGDAEVIALWKEMNQWVYAGFATTYNNLGVNFDSYYYESNTYLLGKDVVEDGLARGVFFKKEDGSVWIDLTEDGLDEKLVLRADGTSVYITQDIGTAIQRVKDYPDVGGMVYTVGNEQDYHFKVLFLILKKLGFDWAENLYHLSYGMVDLPSGKMKSREGTVVDADDLMSEMTSTAKQISEELGKLEGYSDGEKAELYRTIGLGALKYYILKVDPKKRILFNPEESVDFAGNTGPFIQYTYARIQSLIRKADFDFSKSLSNADIALHEKEKELLKIIAEYPEVIQNAANSHSPALIANYTYELVREYNSFYQSVPVLGSEIENEKIFRIQLSKKVGETIKSAFAMLGIGVPERM is encoded by the coding sequence ATGGCATTATCACAAATACTTACTTCCCATATCGAAAAAGCGGTAAACGAACTGTTTGGTGTAACCCCTGAAAAGGTTGAACTACAGGCAACACGCAGGGAGTTTGAAGGCGATATTACCATGGTTATTTTTCCGTTGCTTAAAATTATAAAAAGCAATCCGGTAGAATTAGGAAATAAAATAGGACAGTACCTTGTAGAGAATTCTGAAATTGTTGAAAGGTTTAATGTAGTGTCCGGATTTTTAAATATTGTAATTTCTGATGCTTACTACATCAGTTTCTTTAACGGTATAAAACAAAACGAAAACTTTGGTCTTTTATCTCCTGAACCGGGCGATAAGGCTGTAATGGTAGAGTATTCTTCACCTAATACAAACAAGCCACTTCACTTAGGGCATGTGCGTAATAACTTATTAGGATACTCTGTGGCGGAAATTATAAAAGCTTCAGGTAAAAAAGTATACAAAACTCAGGTTATTAACGATAGAGGTATACATATTTGTAAGTCAATGCTGGCATGGCAAAAATTTGGTAATGGGCAAACTCCGGAAAGCACAGGCTTAAAAGGGGATAAGCTGGTTGGTAATTTTTATGTTAAGTTTGAAATAGCGTTAAAACAAGAAACTACTCCAATTTACACGGATTATGTTAATGGGATTTTTTCAGAGTATCCAACTCCATTTGAACCAAAGATAAAGGCTTTAAACGAATCTCTTAAGGATTTATATTCTAAAGTAGAAGAGGAAATTCAAAAAGTTAATTTAGATTCAATTTTATCTCTTGATAAAAGATTTTATGAATTAACCAATGCTGCAATTGAAAACAAGCTAACATTTAACTCAATAATTTCTCAATTTAAATCTCATTATATTTTAGAAGATGAAAAAAATATTGATGAAAAAATAAAGAAATTTCAAACTTTAATTAAAAAAGTACTTGAAGTTGAGGATAAAATAAATGAGGCTTTAAGTGAAATTGTTGATATTGCCAAGAAGAGGACTTCGATAATGATTGAGGCTCAGGAAATGCTTCGTAAATGGGAAGCAGGAGATGCTGAGGTAATTGCATTATGGAAAGAAATGAACCAATGGGTGTATGCAGGTTTTGCAACTACTTACAACAATCTGGGAGTTAATTTTGATAGTTATTACTATGAAAGCAATACCTATTTATTAGGTAAAGACGTAGTTGAAGACGGCCTTGCCAGAGGTGTTTTCTTTAAAAAAGAAGATGGTTCGGTATGGATTGACCTTACTGAAGACGGCCTTGATGAAAAACTGGTACTTCGTGCAGACGGTACATCGGTTTACATTACCCAGGATATAGGTACTGCCATACAGCGTGTAAAAGATTATCCGGATGTGGGTGGTATGGTTTATACTGTAGGTAACGAACAGGATTACCACTTTAAAGTACTTTTCCTTATCCTTAAAAAACTTGGTTTTGACTGGGCAGAGAACCTTTACCACCTTTCTTATGGTATGGTAGATCTTCCGTCAGGCAAAATGAAGAGCCGTGAAGGGACTGTAGTGGATGCTGATGATTTAATGAGTGAAATGACTTCAACAGCTAAGCAGATATCTGAAGAACTTGGTAAGCTTGAAGGCTATTCTGACGGAGAAAAAGCAGAGCTGTACAGAACTATAGGTCTTGGAGCTTTAAAATATTACATACTTAAGGTAGACCCTAAAAAACGTATACTGTTTAATCCAGAAGAGTCGGTTGACTTTGCGGGTAATACAGGACCGTTTATACAATATACCTACGCAAGGATACAGTCGCTTATCCGTAAAGCTGATTTTGATTTCTCTAAATCTCTATCAAATGCTGATATTGCCCTTCATGAAAAAGAGAAAGAACTGCTTAAGATTATAGCAGAGTATCCGGAGGTGATACAAAATGCTGCTAACAGCCATAGCCCTGCACTTATTGCCAATTATACTTATGAGCTTGTAAGAGAGTATAACTCTTTCTACCAAAGTGTACCGGTATTGGGGTCGGAAATTGAAAACGAAAAAATATTCAGGATACAGCTATCCAAAAAGGTAGGCGAGACAATAAAATCTGCTTTCGCTATGTTAGGTATAGGTGTGCCGGAGAGAATGTAA